From Leptodactylus fuscus isolate aLepFus1 chromosome 11, aLepFus1.hap2, whole genome shotgun sequence, one genomic window encodes:
- the SUPT5H gene encoding transcription elongation factor SPT5 isoform X2, producing MSDSEDSNFSEEESDRSSEAEEVEDNEEADERVSAAGSEKGEEAEEEEVEEDEDEYDEEEEEEDDDDRPRKKPRHGGFILDEADVDDEYEDEDQWEDGAEDILEKAEEIEASNIDNVVLDEDRSGARRLQNLWRDQREEELGEYYMKKYAKSSVGEHIYGGSDELSDDITQQQLLPGVKDPNLWTVKCKIGEERATAIALMRKFIAYQFTDAPLQIKSVVAPEHVKGYIYVEAYKQTHVKQAIEGVGNLRMGYWNQQMVPIKEMTDVLKVVKEVTNLKPKSWVRLKRGIYKDDIAQVDYVEPSQNTISLKMIPRIDYDRIKARMSLKDWFAKRKRFRRPPQRLFDTEKIRSLGGDVSSDGDFLIFEGNRYSRKGFLFKSFAMSAVITEGVKPTLSELEKFEDQPEGVDLEVVTESTGKEREHSLQPGDNVEVCEGELINLQGKILSVDGNKITILPKHEDLKDMLEFPANELRKYFRMGDHVKVIAGRYEGDTGLVVRVEENFVILFSDLTMHELKVLPRDLQLCSETASGVDVGGQHEWGELVQLDPQTVGVIVRLERETFQVLNMHGKVVTVRHQAVTRKKDNRFAVALDSEENNIHCKDIVKVIDGPHSGREGEIRHLFRNYAFLHCKKLVENGGMFVCKTRYLVLAGGSKPRDVTNFTIGGFAPMSPRINSPAHPSGGGQRGNMAGGGGPGRGRGRRDNDLIGQTVRISQGPYKGYIGVVKDATESTARVELHSTCQTISVDRQRLTTVGARRPGGMTSTHARTPLYGSQTPMYATGSRTPMYGAQTPVHDGSRTPYYGSQTPLHDGSRTPAQSGAWDPNNPNTPSRADEEYDYRYDDEPSPSPQGYGGTPNPQTPGYPDVPSPQVNAPYHPQTPGTPAMYNTDQFSPYAAPSPQGSYQPSPSPQSYHQVAPSPVGYQNTHSPASYHPTPSPMAYQASPSPSPMGYSPMTPGAPSPGGYNPHTPGSSIEQISSDWVTTDIQVKVRDTFQDSQVVGQTGIIRSVTGGLCSVLLQDSDKVISISGDHLEPVTPTKNSRVKVILGEDREAMGILLSIDNEDGIVRMDLDDQLKILNLHFLGKLES from the exons ATGTCGGACAGTGAGGACAGTAACTTTTCTGAGGAGGAGAGCGATAGGAGCAGCGAGGCTGAAGAGGTGGAGGACAATGAG GAAGCTGATGAGAGGGTTAGTGCGGCCGGAAGTGAGAAAGGTGAAGaagcagaggaagaagaggtagaagaagatgaagatgagtatgacgaggaggaagaagaggaggatgatgaCGACCGTCCAAGAAAGAAGCCACGACATGGGGGATTTATCTTGGATGAAGCCG ATGTTGATGATGAGTATGAAGATGAAGATCAATGGGAAGATGGAGCAGAAGACATCTTGGAGAAAG CAGAGGAAATTGAAG CGTCAAACATTGACAACGTCGTTCTCGATGAGGATCGCTCGGGTGCCAGACGTCTCCAGAATCTATGGAG AGACCagagagaagaggagctgggGGAATATTACATGAAGAAATACGCCAAGTCCTCCGTGGGAGAGCA TATATATGGCGGCTCGGATGAACTCTCCGATGACATCACCCAGCAGCAGTTGCTTCCTGGAGTCAA GGATCCCAATTTGTGGACGGTGAAATGTAAG ATTGGAGAGGAACGTGCCACCGCCATCGCTCTGATGAGGAAATTCATTGCCTACCAGTTCACAGATGCA CCACTTCAGATCAAATCTGTGGTCGCCCCAGAGCATGTCAAGGGTTACATCTATGTTGAGGCCTACAAGCAAACCCACGTCAAGCAAGCCATTGAGGGGGTGGGCAACCTGCGCATGGGCTACTGGAACCAGCAGATGGTGCCCATCAAAGAAATGACTGATGTCCTGAAGGTGGTGAAAGAAGTCACAAACCTCAAACCCAAGTCTTGGGTTCGGCTGAAGAGGGGAATCTACAAGGATGACATTGCCCAG GTGGATTATGTCGAGCCCAGTCAGAACACAATATCTCTCAAAATGATTCCCAGAATCGACTACGATCGGATCAAGGCGCGAATGAGTCTG AAAGATTGGTTTGCAAAGAGGAAGCGCTTCCGTAGACCCCCGCAGAGGCTGTTTGATACGGAAAAGATCAG GTCTCTTGGGGGAGATGTTTCATCAGATGGAGATTTCCTCATTTTTGAGGGGAACCGCTATAGTCGAAAAGGTTTCCTCTTCAAGAGCTTTGCAATGTCCGCTGTG ATCACAGAAGGAGTGAAGCCGACTCTGTCTGAACTGGAGAAGTTTGAAGATCAGCCGGAAGGGGTCGACCTGGAGGTGGTGACCGAATCTACAG GGAAAGAGCGTGAACACAGCCTGCAGCCCGGAGACAACGTGGAAGTGTGTGAAGGAGAATTGATAAACCTGCAGGGTAAAATCCTCAGCGTGGACGGAAACAAGATCACTATCCTGCCCAAGCATGAGGACCTCAAG GATATGTTAGAGTTCCCGGCTAATGAATTGAGGAAGTATTTCCGCATGGGAGACCACGTCAAAGTCATCGCAGGACGTTATGAGGGCGATACGGGTCTGGTCGTTCGGGTGGAAGAAAACTTTGTCATTCTCTTCTCAGATCTTACTATGCACGAG CTGAAGGTCCTGCCACGAGATTTGCAGCTTTGTTCAGAAACCGCGTCAGGCGTAGATGTTGGCGGACAACACGAATGGGGAGAATTGGTGCAGCTGGACCCCCAGACAGTGGGGGTTATTGTCCGTCTGGAGAGGGAGACCTTTCAG GTCTTGAACATGCACGGTAAGGTGGTCACAGTCAGACACCAGGCCGTCACCAGGAAGAAGGACAATCGCTTCGCTGTTGCGCTAGACTCTGAAGAGAATAATATTCATTGCAAAGATATAGTGAAGGTCATCGATGGCCCCCATTCG gGCCGAGAGGGTGAAATTCGCCACTTATTCCGGAATTACGCCTTCCTCCACTGTAAGAAGCTGGTGGAGAACGGAGGGATGTTTGTCTGCAAAACGCGTTACCTGGTCCTGGCCGGAGGCTCTAAG CCCAGAGATGTGACAAACTTCACCATTGGAGGATTTGCCCCCATGAGCCCGCGGATCAATAGCCCGGCACACCCCAGTGGAGGAG GGCAGAGAGGGAATATGGCCGGTGGTGGAGGACCAGGCCGAGGAAGAGGTCGCAGGGACAATGATCTCATTGGTCAGACAGTCCGCATTTCACAAGGCCCCTACAAGG GTTATATTGGAGTGGTGAAGGATGCCACAGAATCCACGGCTCGTGTAGAACTTCATTCCACTTGTCAGACCATCTCTGTGGACCGGCAGCGTCTCACCACTGT TGGTGCTCGCCGCCCTGGAGGAATGACGTCCACTCACGCCAGGACACCCCTCTATGGCTCTCAGACCCCAATGTACGCGACTGGCTCCAGGACGCCAATGTATGGTGCACAGACTCCCGTACACGATG GTAGTAGAACACCTTACTATGGGTCTCAAACACCCCTCCATGACGGCAGCCGGACTCCTGCCCAAAGCGGGGCCTGGGATCCCAACAACCCAAATACCCCTTCAAG AGCGGATGAAGAATACGATTACAGATATGATGATGAACCTTCTCCGTCACCACAAGGCTATGGAGGAACGCCAAACCCACAGACACCGGGGTACCCTGATGTACCATCTCCGCAGGTCAATGCACCGTATCATCCCCAGACGCCTGGAACACCAGCAAT gtacaacacagaccagttCTCCCCATACGCTGCTCCTTCTCCGCAAGGCTCCTACCAGCCCAGTCCAAGTCCACAGAGCTATCACCAGGTGGCTCCGAGTCCTGTCGGATATCAGAATACCCATTCTCCAGCCAGTTACCACCCGACCCCATCACCCATGGCCTACCAG GCCAGTCCAAGCCCTAGCCCTATGGGTTACAGTCCGATGACCCCTGGTGCCCCCTCTCCAGGAGGATACAACCCCCACACACCGGGCTCTTCTATAGAACAGATCTCCAGCGACTGGGTTACCACAGACATTCAAGTGAAAGTCAGAGACACCTTCCAGGACAGTCAAGTGGTGGGACAGACCGGGATCATTCGCAGTGTGACT
- the SUPT5H gene encoding transcription elongation factor SPT5 isoform X3 yields MSDSEDSNFSEEESDRSSEAEEVEDNEEADERVSAAGSEKGEEAEEEEVEEDEDEYDEEEEEEDDDDRPRKKPRHGGFILDEADVDDEYEDEDQWEDGAEDILEKASNIDNVVLDEDRSGARRLQNLWRDQREEELGEYYMKKYAKSSVGEHIYGGSDELSDDITQQQLLPGVKDPNLWTVKCKIGEERATAIALMRKFIAYQFTDAPLQIKSVVAPEHVKGYIYVEAYKQTHVKQAIEGVGNLRMGYWNQQMVPIKEMTDVLKVVKEVTNLKPKSWVRLKRGIYKDDIAQVDYVEPSQNTISLKMIPRIDYDRIKARMSLKDWFAKRKRFRRPPQRLFDTEKIRSLGGDVSSDGDFLIFEGNRYSRKGFLFKSFAMSAVITEGVKPTLSELEKFEDQPEGVDLEVVTESTGKEREHSLQPGDNVEVCEGELINLQGKILSVDGNKITILPKHEDLKDMLEFPANELRKYFRMGDHVKVIAGRYEGDTGLVVRVEENFVILFSDLTMHELKVLPRDLQLCSETASGVDVGGQHEWGELVQLDPQTVGVIVRLERETFQVLNMHGKVVTVRHQAVTRKKDNRFAVALDSEENNIHCKDIVKVIDGPHSGREGEIRHLFRNYAFLHCKKLVENGGMFVCKTRYLVLAGGSKPRDVTNFTIGGFAPMSPRINSPAHPSGGGQRGNMAGGGGPGRGRGRRDNDLIGQTVRISQGPYKGYIGVVKDATESTARVELHSTCQTISVDRQRLTTVGARRPGGMTSTHARTPLYGSQTPMYATGSRTPMYGAQTPVHDGSRTPYYGSQTPLHDGSRTPAQSGAWDPNNPNTPSRADEEYDYRYDDEPSPSPQGYGGTPNPQTPGYPDVPSPQVNAPYHPQTPGTPAMYNTDQFSPYAAPSPQGSYQPSPSPQSYHQVAPSPVGYQNTHSPASYHPTPSPMAYQASPSPSPMGYSPMTPGAPSPGGYNPHTPGSSIEQISSDWVTTDIQVKVRDTFQDSQVVGQTGIIRSVTGGLCSVLLQDSDKVISISGDHLEPVTPTKNSRVKVILGEDREAMGILLSIDNEDGIVRMDLDDQLKILNLHFLGKLES; encoded by the exons ATGTCGGACAGTGAGGACAGTAACTTTTCTGAGGAGGAGAGCGATAGGAGCAGCGAGGCTGAAGAGGTGGAGGACAATGAG GAAGCTGATGAGAGGGTTAGTGCGGCCGGAAGTGAGAAAGGTGAAGaagcagaggaagaagaggtagaagaagatgaagatgagtatgacgaggaggaagaagaggaggatgatgaCGACCGTCCAAGAAAGAAGCCACGACATGGGGGATTTATCTTGGATGAAGCCG ATGTTGATGATGAGTATGAAGATGAAGATCAATGGGAAGATGGAGCAGAAGACATCTTGGAGAAAG CGTCAAACATTGACAACGTCGTTCTCGATGAGGATCGCTCGGGTGCCAGACGTCTCCAGAATCTATGGAG AGACCagagagaagaggagctgggGGAATATTACATGAAGAAATACGCCAAGTCCTCCGTGGGAGAGCA TATATATGGCGGCTCGGATGAACTCTCCGATGACATCACCCAGCAGCAGTTGCTTCCTGGAGTCAA GGATCCCAATTTGTGGACGGTGAAATGTAAG ATTGGAGAGGAACGTGCCACCGCCATCGCTCTGATGAGGAAATTCATTGCCTACCAGTTCACAGATGCA CCACTTCAGATCAAATCTGTGGTCGCCCCAGAGCATGTCAAGGGTTACATCTATGTTGAGGCCTACAAGCAAACCCACGTCAAGCAAGCCATTGAGGGGGTGGGCAACCTGCGCATGGGCTACTGGAACCAGCAGATGGTGCCCATCAAAGAAATGACTGATGTCCTGAAGGTGGTGAAAGAAGTCACAAACCTCAAACCCAAGTCTTGGGTTCGGCTGAAGAGGGGAATCTACAAGGATGACATTGCCCAG GTGGATTATGTCGAGCCCAGTCAGAACACAATATCTCTCAAAATGATTCCCAGAATCGACTACGATCGGATCAAGGCGCGAATGAGTCTG AAAGATTGGTTTGCAAAGAGGAAGCGCTTCCGTAGACCCCCGCAGAGGCTGTTTGATACGGAAAAGATCAG GTCTCTTGGGGGAGATGTTTCATCAGATGGAGATTTCCTCATTTTTGAGGGGAACCGCTATAGTCGAAAAGGTTTCCTCTTCAAGAGCTTTGCAATGTCCGCTGTG ATCACAGAAGGAGTGAAGCCGACTCTGTCTGAACTGGAGAAGTTTGAAGATCAGCCGGAAGGGGTCGACCTGGAGGTGGTGACCGAATCTACAG GGAAAGAGCGTGAACACAGCCTGCAGCCCGGAGACAACGTGGAAGTGTGTGAAGGAGAATTGATAAACCTGCAGGGTAAAATCCTCAGCGTGGACGGAAACAAGATCACTATCCTGCCCAAGCATGAGGACCTCAAG GATATGTTAGAGTTCCCGGCTAATGAATTGAGGAAGTATTTCCGCATGGGAGACCACGTCAAAGTCATCGCAGGACGTTATGAGGGCGATACGGGTCTGGTCGTTCGGGTGGAAGAAAACTTTGTCATTCTCTTCTCAGATCTTACTATGCACGAG CTGAAGGTCCTGCCACGAGATTTGCAGCTTTGTTCAGAAACCGCGTCAGGCGTAGATGTTGGCGGACAACACGAATGGGGAGAATTGGTGCAGCTGGACCCCCAGACAGTGGGGGTTATTGTCCGTCTGGAGAGGGAGACCTTTCAG GTCTTGAACATGCACGGTAAGGTGGTCACAGTCAGACACCAGGCCGTCACCAGGAAGAAGGACAATCGCTTCGCTGTTGCGCTAGACTCTGAAGAGAATAATATTCATTGCAAAGATATAGTGAAGGTCATCGATGGCCCCCATTCG gGCCGAGAGGGTGAAATTCGCCACTTATTCCGGAATTACGCCTTCCTCCACTGTAAGAAGCTGGTGGAGAACGGAGGGATGTTTGTCTGCAAAACGCGTTACCTGGTCCTGGCCGGAGGCTCTAAG CCCAGAGATGTGACAAACTTCACCATTGGAGGATTTGCCCCCATGAGCCCGCGGATCAATAGCCCGGCACACCCCAGTGGAGGAG GGCAGAGAGGGAATATGGCCGGTGGTGGAGGACCAGGCCGAGGAAGAGGTCGCAGGGACAATGATCTCATTGGTCAGACAGTCCGCATTTCACAAGGCCCCTACAAGG GTTATATTGGAGTGGTGAAGGATGCCACAGAATCCACGGCTCGTGTAGAACTTCATTCCACTTGTCAGACCATCTCTGTGGACCGGCAGCGTCTCACCACTGT TGGTGCTCGCCGCCCTGGAGGAATGACGTCCACTCACGCCAGGACACCCCTCTATGGCTCTCAGACCCCAATGTACGCGACTGGCTCCAGGACGCCAATGTATGGTGCACAGACTCCCGTACACGATG GTAGTAGAACACCTTACTATGGGTCTCAAACACCCCTCCATGACGGCAGCCGGACTCCTGCCCAAAGCGGGGCCTGGGATCCCAACAACCCAAATACCCCTTCAAG AGCGGATGAAGAATACGATTACAGATATGATGATGAACCTTCTCCGTCACCACAAGGCTATGGAGGAACGCCAAACCCACAGACACCGGGGTACCCTGATGTACCATCTCCGCAGGTCAATGCACCGTATCATCCCCAGACGCCTGGAACACCAGCAAT gtacaacacagaccagttCTCCCCATACGCTGCTCCTTCTCCGCAAGGCTCCTACCAGCCCAGTCCAAGTCCACAGAGCTATCACCAGGTGGCTCCGAGTCCTGTCGGATATCAGAATACCCATTCTCCAGCCAGTTACCACCCGACCCCATCACCCATGGCCTACCAG GCCAGTCCAAGCCCTAGCCCTATGGGTTACAGTCCGATGACCCCTGGTGCCCCCTCTCCAGGAGGATACAACCCCCACACACCGGGCTCTTCTATAGAACAGATCTCCAGCGACTGGGTTACCACAGACATTCAAGTGAAAGTCAGAGACACCTTCCAGGACAGTCAAGTGGTGGGACAGACCGGGATCATTCGCAGTGTGACT
- the SUPT5H gene encoding transcription elongation factor SPT5 isoform X1: MSDSEDSNFSEEESDRSSEAEEVEDNEEADERVSAAGSEKGEEAEEEEVEEDEDEYDEEEEEEDDDDRPRKKPRHGGFILDEADVDDEYEDEDQWEDGAEDILEKGTFWDVWPSNIDNVVLDEDRSGARRLQNLWRDQREEELGEYYMKKYAKSSVGEHIYGGSDELSDDITQQQLLPGVKDPNLWTVKCKIGEERATAIALMRKFIAYQFTDAPLQIKSVVAPEHVKGYIYVEAYKQTHVKQAIEGVGNLRMGYWNQQMVPIKEMTDVLKVVKEVTNLKPKSWVRLKRGIYKDDIAQVDYVEPSQNTISLKMIPRIDYDRIKARMSLKDWFAKRKRFRRPPQRLFDTEKIRSLGGDVSSDGDFLIFEGNRYSRKGFLFKSFAMSAVITEGVKPTLSELEKFEDQPEGVDLEVVTESTGKEREHSLQPGDNVEVCEGELINLQGKILSVDGNKITILPKHEDLKDMLEFPANELRKYFRMGDHVKVIAGRYEGDTGLVVRVEENFVILFSDLTMHELKVLPRDLQLCSETASGVDVGGQHEWGELVQLDPQTVGVIVRLERETFQVLNMHGKVVTVRHQAVTRKKDNRFAVALDSEENNIHCKDIVKVIDGPHSGREGEIRHLFRNYAFLHCKKLVENGGMFVCKTRYLVLAGGSKPRDVTNFTIGGFAPMSPRINSPAHPSGGGQRGNMAGGGGPGRGRGRRDNDLIGQTVRISQGPYKGYIGVVKDATESTARVELHSTCQTISVDRQRLTTVGARRPGGMTSTHARTPLYGSQTPMYATGSRTPMYGAQTPVHDGSRTPYYGSQTPLHDGSRTPAQSGAWDPNNPNTPSRADEEYDYRYDDEPSPSPQGYGGTPNPQTPGYPDVPSPQVNAPYHPQTPGTPAMYNTDQFSPYAAPSPQGSYQPSPSPQSYHQVAPSPVGYQNTHSPASYHPTPSPMAYQASPSPSPMGYSPMTPGAPSPGGYNPHTPGSSIEQISSDWVTTDIQVKVRDTFQDSQVVGQTGIIRSVTGGLCSVLLQDSDKVISISGDHLEPVTPTKNSRVKVILGEDREAMGILLSIDNEDGIVRMDLDDQLKILNLHFLGKLES; the protein is encoded by the exons ATGTCGGACAGTGAGGACAGTAACTTTTCTGAGGAGGAGAGCGATAGGAGCAGCGAGGCTGAAGAGGTGGAGGACAATGAG GAAGCTGATGAGAGGGTTAGTGCGGCCGGAAGTGAGAAAGGTGAAGaagcagaggaagaagaggtagaagaagatgaagatgagtatgacgaggaggaagaagaggaggatgatgaCGACCGTCCAAGAAAGAAGCCACGACATGGGGGATTTATCTTGGATGAAGCCG ATGTTGATGATGAGTATGAAGATGAAGATCAATGGGAAGATGGAGCAGAAGACATCTTGGAGAAAGGTACTTTCTGGGACGTTTGGC CGTCAAACATTGACAACGTCGTTCTCGATGAGGATCGCTCGGGTGCCAGACGTCTCCAGAATCTATGGAG AGACCagagagaagaggagctgggGGAATATTACATGAAGAAATACGCCAAGTCCTCCGTGGGAGAGCA TATATATGGCGGCTCGGATGAACTCTCCGATGACATCACCCAGCAGCAGTTGCTTCCTGGAGTCAA GGATCCCAATTTGTGGACGGTGAAATGTAAG ATTGGAGAGGAACGTGCCACCGCCATCGCTCTGATGAGGAAATTCATTGCCTACCAGTTCACAGATGCA CCACTTCAGATCAAATCTGTGGTCGCCCCAGAGCATGTCAAGGGTTACATCTATGTTGAGGCCTACAAGCAAACCCACGTCAAGCAAGCCATTGAGGGGGTGGGCAACCTGCGCATGGGCTACTGGAACCAGCAGATGGTGCCCATCAAAGAAATGACTGATGTCCTGAAGGTGGTGAAAGAAGTCACAAACCTCAAACCCAAGTCTTGGGTTCGGCTGAAGAGGGGAATCTACAAGGATGACATTGCCCAG GTGGATTATGTCGAGCCCAGTCAGAACACAATATCTCTCAAAATGATTCCCAGAATCGACTACGATCGGATCAAGGCGCGAATGAGTCTG AAAGATTGGTTTGCAAAGAGGAAGCGCTTCCGTAGACCCCCGCAGAGGCTGTTTGATACGGAAAAGATCAG GTCTCTTGGGGGAGATGTTTCATCAGATGGAGATTTCCTCATTTTTGAGGGGAACCGCTATAGTCGAAAAGGTTTCCTCTTCAAGAGCTTTGCAATGTCCGCTGTG ATCACAGAAGGAGTGAAGCCGACTCTGTCTGAACTGGAGAAGTTTGAAGATCAGCCGGAAGGGGTCGACCTGGAGGTGGTGACCGAATCTACAG GGAAAGAGCGTGAACACAGCCTGCAGCCCGGAGACAACGTGGAAGTGTGTGAAGGAGAATTGATAAACCTGCAGGGTAAAATCCTCAGCGTGGACGGAAACAAGATCACTATCCTGCCCAAGCATGAGGACCTCAAG GATATGTTAGAGTTCCCGGCTAATGAATTGAGGAAGTATTTCCGCATGGGAGACCACGTCAAAGTCATCGCAGGACGTTATGAGGGCGATACGGGTCTGGTCGTTCGGGTGGAAGAAAACTTTGTCATTCTCTTCTCAGATCTTACTATGCACGAG CTGAAGGTCCTGCCACGAGATTTGCAGCTTTGTTCAGAAACCGCGTCAGGCGTAGATGTTGGCGGACAACACGAATGGGGAGAATTGGTGCAGCTGGACCCCCAGACAGTGGGGGTTATTGTCCGTCTGGAGAGGGAGACCTTTCAG GTCTTGAACATGCACGGTAAGGTGGTCACAGTCAGACACCAGGCCGTCACCAGGAAGAAGGACAATCGCTTCGCTGTTGCGCTAGACTCTGAAGAGAATAATATTCATTGCAAAGATATAGTGAAGGTCATCGATGGCCCCCATTCG gGCCGAGAGGGTGAAATTCGCCACTTATTCCGGAATTACGCCTTCCTCCACTGTAAGAAGCTGGTGGAGAACGGAGGGATGTTTGTCTGCAAAACGCGTTACCTGGTCCTGGCCGGAGGCTCTAAG CCCAGAGATGTGACAAACTTCACCATTGGAGGATTTGCCCCCATGAGCCCGCGGATCAATAGCCCGGCACACCCCAGTGGAGGAG GGCAGAGAGGGAATATGGCCGGTGGTGGAGGACCAGGCCGAGGAAGAGGTCGCAGGGACAATGATCTCATTGGTCAGACAGTCCGCATTTCACAAGGCCCCTACAAGG GTTATATTGGAGTGGTGAAGGATGCCACAGAATCCACGGCTCGTGTAGAACTTCATTCCACTTGTCAGACCATCTCTGTGGACCGGCAGCGTCTCACCACTGT TGGTGCTCGCCGCCCTGGAGGAATGACGTCCACTCACGCCAGGACACCCCTCTATGGCTCTCAGACCCCAATGTACGCGACTGGCTCCAGGACGCCAATGTATGGTGCACAGACTCCCGTACACGATG GTAGTAGAACACCTTACTATGGGTCTCAAACACCCCTCCATGACGGCAGCCGGACTCCTGCCCAAAGCGGGGCCTGGGATCCCAACAACCCAAATACCCCTTCAAG AGCGGATGAAGAATACGATTACAGATATGATGATGAACCTTCTCCGTCACCACAAGGCTATGGAGGAACGCCAAACCCACAGACACCGGGGTACCCTGATGTACCATCTCCGCAGGTCAATGCACCGTATCATCCCCAGACGCCTGGAACACCAGCAAT gtacaacacagaccagttCTCCCCATACGCTGCTCCTTCTCCGCAAGGCTCCTACCAGCCCAGTCCAAGTCCACAGAGCTATCACCAGGTGGCTCCGAGTCCTGTCGGATATCAGAATACCCATTCTCCAGCCAGTTACCACCCGACCCCATCACCCATGGCCTACCAG GCCAGTCCAAGCCCTAGCCCTATGGGTTACAGTCCGATGACCCCTGGTGCCCCCTCTCCAGGAGGATACAACCCCCACACACCGGGCTCTTCTATAGAACAGATCTCCAGCGACTGGGTTACCACAGACATTCAAGTGAAAGTCAGAGACACCTTCCAGGACAGTCAAGTGGTGGGACAGACCGGGATCATTCGCAGTGTGACT